In Fibrobacter sp., one DNA window encodes the following:
- a CDS encoding O-antigen ligase family protein, with translation MIDASDVASLLLLTGLFSYSLDKRTSPPGNLLSSENTSVFKIFLVFLCWAVFTFISNIHRYEFEIIATSFWYIINLILMIVVYYFFSQEYWRAKREQLIILFIAFSVVEMLYALIGPLFFDVNPDRGTYIHHGMLGNVMVLSIGFGIYKSASANTWLFRIIYAIYTFASIYTLIISRSRSTLLGVIVSIAFFIFFYSWKVSKRITAGVIICILLISVIFMPEIMSIKNATFSASDTGTLDRSSIGRLLIWRGAVKHFLNSSIPEKIIGSGMGSFTTIKYDHYLEIGRFTTGAHNNLLHAAIELGIVGLLLFLAVFGVQLYQLSKMKKDLFAQIYFFITIALLFSGMTQETFWFQPVFGNFWMLQMIFLALAL, from the coding sequence TTGATTGATGCTTCTGATGTTGCATCATTATTACTCCTGACCGGATTGTTTTCCTACTCTCTTGACAAGAGAACAAGTCCGCCCGGGAATTTACTTTCATCAGAAAATACCAGCGTGTTTAAGATTTTTCTTGTGTTTCTCTGTTGGGCTGTCTTCACTTTTATCTCTAATATTCATCGCTATGAATTTGAGATCATAGCAACATCATTCTGGTATATCATAAATCTGATACTGATGATTGTTGTTTACTACTTTTTCTCACAGGAATACTGGAGAGCCAAACGTGAACAATTGATAATCCTCTTTATTGCTTTTTCAGTGGTGGAAATGCTTTATGCTTTGATTGGTCCTCTGTTTTTTGATGTTAATCCAGACAGGGGGACTTATATACACCACGGAATGCTTGGAAATGTAATGGTATTGTCAATTGGATTTGGAATATACAAATCAGCATCGGCTAATACCTGGTTGTTTAGAATAATTTATGCAATATATACCTTTGCCTCGATTTACACACTCATAATTTCCAGATCTCGCAGTACATTGCTTGGTGTCATAGTATCAATTGCGTTCTTCATCTTCTTCTATTCCTGGAAAGTGTCAAAAAGAATAACCGCAGGTGTCATCATCTGCATTTTGCTCATAAGTGTTATTTTCATGCCGGAAATAATGAGTATTAAAAATGCAACCTTTTCTGCCAGCGATACTGGAACACTGGATCGTAGTTCAATCGGAAGATTACTGATCTGGAGAGGTGCTGTAAAACATTTTTTAAACTCGTCAATTCCTGAAAAGATTATCGGTTCAGGAATGGGTAGTTTCACTACTATAAAGTATGATCATTATTTAGAAATCGGTCGGTTTACTACGGGAGCACATAATAATTTACTGCATGCAGCGATTGAGCTTGGTATAGTTGGTCTACTGCTTTTTCTGGCAGTATTTGGAGTACAACTTTATCAGCTTAGTAAAATGAAGAAAGACCTTTTTGCCCAGATTTACTTCTTTATTACTATAGCACTTCTCTTTAGTGGAATGACGCAGGAGACGTTCTGGTTTCAGCCGGTTTTCGGCAATTTCTGGATGTTACAAATGATTTTTCTGGCTTTGGCATTATAA
- a CDS encoding acyltransferase has protein sequence METTIPDQHREIPVSFFKRVRTSVSSFAYFLKLYTATCIGNIPSHFIRKSFYRHVLGIKVPDDSIIYWKARFFGPSGISIGHNTIIGNDAFLDGRGGLSIGNNVNIAGEVRIYTMEHDINSDSFAITSGQVIIEDYVYIASRVTIMPGVCIGEGAVVASGAVVTKDVEPWTLVGGVPAKPIKKRPVVRYVLDTKTKVLFQ, from the coding sequence ATGGAAACAACAATTCCGGATCAGCATCGTGAAATTCCCGTTTCATTTTTCAAGAGAGTAAGAACATCAGTCTCATCATTTGCATACTTTCTAAAGCTGTATACCGCAACTTGTATTGGAAATATACCCTCTCATTTTATCAGAAAGTCCTTTTACCGGCATGTACTTGGAATTAAGGTACCTGATGATTCTATAATTTACTGGAAAGCCAGATTCTTTGGACCATCCGGAATAAGTATCGGCCATAATACCATAATTGGAAATGATGCATTTCTGGATGGACGAGGAGGTCTTTCAATTGGAAACAATGTCAATATAGCCGGAGAAGTACGCATTTACACAATGGAGCATGATATTAATTCAGATTCATTTGCAATTACCAGTGGCCAAGTTATCATTGAAGATTATGTCTATATCGCCAGCCGTGTTACAATAATGCCTGGCGTTTGCATCGGAGAGGGTGCAGTTGTTGCTTCTGGCGCAGTGGTGACCAAAGATGTGGAGCCCTGGACACTGGTTGGAGGAGTTCCAGCAAAACCTATTAAAAAAAGGCCTGTAGTCCGTTACGTGCTAGACACTAAAACCAAAGTACTCTTCCAGTAA
- a CDS encoding RNA-binding transcriptional accessory protein, with translation MNITEQLIKDFEFKPFQVENTLALFDEGATVPFIARYRKEKTGSLDEIQVRDLLHKYTYYKELDERRTTILESIKSQGKLTPELEKKINETLSKTELEDLYLPYKPKRSTRATKAKDAGLEPLARWLAELEDPACDLLLKAAEFLNPEKEIDSPQKALQGACDILAEELSDDAETRKWMRELAFEQGLLVSEVKKEFEGQKTKFEMYYNFKEKVSTLPSHRVLAMLRGEREKVLRLYLELQESAAINYLNSKLIRFPESAAVETLKNVVIDSLNRLLLPATETEVRKEIRERAEAEAIKVFGENLEALLLSAPAGRKAVIGVDPGFRTGCKLAVVDDTGKFIEHSNIYPHEPQNKKEEARAIVLAYIQKYDIRLIAIGNGTASRETDEFVREVLKDVPPEKRPVSVVVNESGASVYSASDVAIHEFPDLDLTVRGAISIARRLQDPLSELVKIDPKSIGVGQYQHDVNQSRLKESLDEVVESCVNRVGVDVNLASEELLKYVSGLNRLIAANIVNYRNQQGAFPSRDTLLKVPGLGEKKFQLSAGFLRIPGGKNPLDNSAVHPERYELVKKMASEMNTTLDAIVGNAELVRSIDKKKFISEDVGLPTIEDIISELEKPGRDPREEFKYARFSESVMEIKDLKEGMMLEGTVTNVTNFGAFVDIGVHQDGLVHISELADRFVDDPKKVVRVGQVVKVRVMKVDPELKRISLSMKTGEPGAHIPAGKKEQKRPAPKSGTDALKEKFGKGRDESGKLKTYKPKFNIRQIMK, from the coding sequence ATGAATATTACCGAACAACTGATTAAAGATTTTGAATTCAAACCCTTTCAGGTAGAAAACACCCTTGCTCTTTTTGATGAGGGGGCAACAGTTCCTTTCATCGCACGTTACCGTAAAGAGAAAACAGGTTCCCTCGATGAAATACAGGTACGTGATCTGCTTCATAAGTACACTTACTATAAAGAACTCGATGAGAGAAGAACAACAATACTGGAAAGCATAAAATCTCAGGGTAAATTGACACCTGAACTGGAAAAGAAGATCAATGAAACTCTGAGCAAAACCGAACTGGAAGATCTTTACCTCCCATACAAACCTAAACGCTCTACCCGTGCTACAAAGGCCAAAGATGCCGGTTTGGAGCCACTAGCAAGATGGCTTGCTGAACTTGAGGATCCTGCTTGTGATCTTCTTCTTAAAGCCGCTGAATTTCTCAATCCGGAAAAAGAGATCGACTCTCCGCAGAAAGCGCTTCAGGGCGCGTGTGATATCCTGGCAGAAGAGCTTTCTGATGATGCAGAAACAAGGAAATGGATGCGTGAGCTGGCGTTTGAACAGGGACTGCTCGTCAGTGAAGTAAAGAAGGAGTTTGAAGGACAGAAGACAAAATTTGAAATGTATTATAATTTCAAGGAAAAGGTGAGTACTCTCCCCTCACACCGTGTCCTGGCCATGTTAAGAGGAGAACGCGAAAAAGTCCTCAGACTCTATCTTGAACTCCAGGAGAGTGCGGCAATCAACTATCTGAATTCAAAGTTGATCCGTTTTCCTGAGAGTGCTGCAGTGGAAACGCTTAAAAACGTGGTAATTGACAGCTTAAACAGGCTTCTTCTTCCGGCAACAGAAACCGAAGTACGCAAGGAGATCAGGGAAAGAGCCGAGGCAGAGGCGATCAAGGTATTTGGAGAAAACCTCGAGGCACTGCTGCTCTCTGCGCCTGCAGGAAGAAAAGCGGTTATAGGGGTGGATCCGGGATTCAGGACCGGATGTAAGCTGGCTGTAGTTGATGATACGGGAAAATTTATTGAACACTCAAATATCTACCCTCATGAGCCTCAGAATAAAAAGGAGGAGGCCCGGGCAATCGTCCTTGCATATATCCAGAAATATGATATCCGTCTCATAGCTATCGGAAATGGAACCGCAAGCAGGGAAACTGACGAGTTTGTGCGCGAGGTGCTCAAGGATGTTCCACCGGAGAAAAGGCCGGTCAGTGTTGTTGTAAATGAGTCCGGTGCAAGCGTTTACAGTGCCTCCGATGTAGCTATACATGAATTCCCGGACCTTGACCTTACCGTAAGAGGTGCCATATCGATTGCACGTCGTCTCCAGGATCCCCTTTCGGAACTTGTAAAGATAGATCCCAAGTCAATCGGAGTGGGTCAGTATCAGCATGATGTAAATCAGAGCAGGCTGAAGGAATCTCTTGACGAAGTAGTTGAAAGCTGTGTAAACAGGGTGGGTGTGGATGTAAATCTGGCCTCGGAAGAACTGCTGAAATATGTATCCGGCCTGAACCGGCTTATTGCTGCCAACATTGTCAATTACCGCAACCAGCAGGGAGCTTTTCCATCCAGGGATACTCTTCTGAAGGTTCCCGGACTTGGTGAAAAGAAATTCCAGCTCTCTGCCGGCTTCCTTCGCATTCCCGGTGGAAAAAACCCCCTGGATAATTCCGCAGTGCATCCTGAACGATATGAGCTGGTCAAAAAAATGGCTTCTGAGATGAACACCACACTGGATGCAATAGTCGGGAATGCAGAACTGGTTCGCTCTATTGATAAGAAAAAATTCATTTCTGAAGACGTTGGTCTGCCTACAATCGAGGATATTATCTCTGAACTGGAGAAACCGGGCCGTGATCCCCGTGAGGAGTTTAAATATGCCCGTTTCAGTGAGTCAGTAATGGAGATTAAGGATCTCAAGGAAGGGATGATGCTCGAGGGGACAGTGACCAATGTCACAAATTTCGGGGCATTTGTGGATATCGGGGTTCACCAGGATGGGCTTGTACATATCTCAGAGCTGGCGGACAGGTTTGTTGATGATCCCAAGAAAGTGGTGAGGGTGGGTCAGGTGGTTAAAGTGCGGGTGATGAAGGTAGATCCTGAACTCAAACGGATCTCTCTTTCCATGAAAACAGGTGAACCTGGTGCTCATATTCCCGCAGGGAAAAAAGAACAGAAACGCCCAGCACCTAAATCCGGTACAGACGCATTAAAGGAAAAATTCGGCAAAGGAAGGGATGAAAGCGGAAAACTTAAGACTTATAAGCCGAAATTCAATATCAGGCAGATTATGAAATAA
- a CDS encoding MTH1187 family thiamine-binding protein encodes MLFELSIYPLGDLHLSNALAGVLKIIHESKIPYKITPTGTCMEGEWDEVMNVIKVCHNKIREQSPHLITSIIIEDERGETNKLTQNIKSLENKVGFTLNH; translated from the coding sequence ATGTTATTCGAACTCTCCATTTATCCTCTGGGCGACCTTCATTTAAGCAATGCACTGGCTGGTGTCCTGAAAATCATCCATGAGAGTAAAATTCCCTACAAGATTACACCCACTGGAACCTGTATGGAGGGAGAGTGGGATGAGGTGATGAATGTCATAAAAGTCTGCCATAATAAAATTCGTGAACAGTCTCCTCATCTGATAACCTCTATCATAATCGAAGATGAAAGAGGGGAAACCAACAAATTGACTCAGAATATCAAATCCCTTGAGAACAAGGTAGGTTTTACTCTTAACCATTAA
- a CDS encoding CapA family protein, with the protein MGSLRLFLCGDVMTGRGIDQALPHPLPPRIYEPYIRNSIDYLRLAESVNGNIPSPVDYSYIWGDALELIRDPSINFRLINLETSITHNENYWKYKGINYRMNPENIPCLTVAGISCCSLANNHVLDWGYEGLEETLSVLDKAGISHTGAGCNLASAQTPALFHIKNKEKRILVFGVGSQTSGIPFEWAAEKDRAGINMVFNLSEESADLLANLIKEKKDSGDIVIISIHWGSNWGYEINPLYRQFAHDLIDKTGATVIHGHSSHHPRGVEIYKGSLILYGCGDFINDYEGISDFEEFRSDLTFMYLIDIGESGHLNSCRMIPFKMQKFRLNHVQEEDIEWLQRLYRSANHIEGTEVVLKEKSFLVQSVSNQG; encoded by the coding sequence ATGGGTAGTTTAAGACTATTTCTTTGCGGAGACGTGATGACCGGAAGGGGCATCGATCAGGCACTCCCTCATCCATTACCACCCCGAATTTATGAGCCATACATCAGAAATTCAATCGATTACCTGAGACTGGCAGAATCAGTAAACGGAAACATCCCCTCTCCTGTCGATTATTCCTACATCTGGGGTGATGCTCTGGAATTAATTAGAGATCCATCCATCAATTTCCGCCTTATCAATCTGGAAACAAGTATTACTCATAATGAGAACTACTGGAAATATAAGGGTATAAACTACAGAATGAACCCGGAGAACATACCCTGCCTAACGGTCGCAGGAATAAGCTGCTGCTCCCTAGCAAACAATCATGTACTTGACTGGGGATATGAGGGTCTTGAAGAGACACTCTCTGTCCTTGATAAGGCAGGGATTTCCCACACTGGAGCAGGCTGCAACCTTGCAAGTGCTCAAACCCCGGCTCTTTTCCATATTAAAAATAAAGAGAAGCGTATACTTGTTTTTGGAGTCGGATCCCAAACAAGCGGAATTCCCTTTGAATGGGCAGCAGAAAAAGACAGAGCAGGTATAAACATGGTTTTCAACCTGTCAGAAGAATCAGCAGATCTTCTTGCAAACCTGATAAAGGAGAAGAAGGACTCTGGTGATATAGTAATCATCTCCATTCACTGGGGAAGCAACTGGGGATATGAGATTAACCCCTTATACAGACAATTTGCGCATGATCTTATAGACAAAACCGGAGCCACGGTAATTCACGGACATTCCTCACATCATCCCAGAGGAGTTGAGATATATAAAGGAAGTCTTATTCTTTACGGCTGTGGTGATTTCATCAATGATTACGAGGGAATATCGGACTTTGAGGAGTTCAGGAGCGATCTCACTTTCATGTACCTTATTGATATAGGAGAATCGGGCCATTTGAACTCATGCAGAATGATACCTTTTAAAATGCAGAAATTCCGATTGAATCACGTTCAGGAAGAGGATATCGAATGGCTGCAAAGGTTATACCGAAGCGCCAACCACATTGAGGGGACTGAGGTGGTATTGAAAGAGAAGAGTTTTTTGGTGCAGTCGGTATCAAACCAGGGTTAA
- a CDS encoding Do family serine endopeptidase yields the protein MISKLNMALVYFLIAALPLFIGNHCSSFGQHGKDSPKLGAKTSPNISDPGPLNKIFGEIAEKTIPTVVSVIPTTIDTVEFFRNPFFFKDTSSATPSDYFFGSPGRAPPVERREYRQQGLGSGVIISSDGYILTNYHVVQGAAEIRVLLSDGRNFYARVIGADSLADVAVIKLNEKVNNLPVAFIGNSDSLKPGDIVVAVGNPFSFTSSVTLGIVSALNRKIEGSEMYQDFIQTDAAINPGNSGGALVNVRGELVGINTMIITPSGAFAGVGFAIPINTAAKDAQDLIRTGTVTRGYIGVNIQDLNESAADALGLKSTRGALVSDVVKGEPADKAGLKRGDVVLTINGKEVESGNGLRNIVASFRPGQTVPLTVMRGGKEVKLKITIAERKSTGTVKPPKQSRQQSEKKEAFLGLELTNLTPEIRQQLNIPQDENGIVVIGVQQSLSDERALLIRGDLIQEIKIRSENFKDINSVEQFRQIVAKLKPDDSVMLLVMRRRETFFVSFKAGS from the coding sequence ATGATTTCAAAACTTAATATGGCACTGGTTTATTTCCTCATAGCAGCATTACCCCTGTTTATAGGTAATCACTGCTCCTCTTTCGGGCAGCACGGAAAGGATTCTCCAAAGCTTGGTGCAAAAACTTCTCCCAATATCTCCGATCCCGGCCCCCTCAATAAAATCTTCGGGGAGATTGCAGAGAAGACAATCCCTACTGTAGTTTCGGTAATTCCTACTACTATAGATACTGTGGAATTTTTCAGAAACCCCTTTTTCTTCAAAGACACATCATCCGCAACTCCTTCTGATTACTTCTTCGGTTCTCCGGGAAGGGCTCCGCCGGTAGAGAGGCGGGAATACAGGCAGCAGGGGCTTGGCTCTGGAGTGATTATCTCCTCTGATGGCTATATTCTCACTAATTACCATGTCGTGCAGGGTGCTGCAGAAATCCGGGTTCTTCTGTCTGACGGGAGGAATTTTTATGCACGGGTGATTGGTGCTGATTCCCTGGCTGATGTGGCTGTTATCAAATTGAACGAAAAGGTAAACAATTTACCTGTAGCCTTTATAGGCAACAGTGATTCCCTGAAACCTGGAGATATTGTGGTTGCGGTTGGAAACCCATTTAGCTTCACCTCTTCGGTTACCCTGGGGATAGTTTCAGCACTGAATCGTAAAATTGAAGGATCAGAGATGTATCAGGATTTTATCCAGACTGATGCCGCGATCAATCCTGGAAATTCCGGTGGTGCGCTTGTGAATGTACGGGGGGAACTGGTCGGCATTAACACAATGATTATTACCCCATCGGGAGCTTTTGCCGGGGTCGGTTTTGCAATCCCGATCAACACCGCAGCAAAAGATGCTCAAGACCTGATACGCACAGGTACTGTTACCAGAGGATATATCGGTGTCAATATTCAGGATCTTAATGAATCTGCCGCTGATGCACTTGGGTTGAAGAGCACCCGGGGAGCCCTGGTTTCCGATGTCGTAAAAGGAGAACCGGCTGATAAGGCGGGTTTAAAAAGGGGAGATGTGGTTTTAACCATAAATGGCAAAGAGGTGGAGAGCGGCAATGGTTTGCGAAATATTGTGGCATCTTTCAGACCCGGCCAAACTGTACCACTGACAGTTATGAGGGGTGGAAAAGAGGTAAAACTGAAGATCACAATTGCCGAGAGAAAATCGACAGGGACTGTTAAGCCTCCAAAGCAATCACGGCAGCAGTCTGAAAAAAAAGAGGCATTTCTGGGACTCGAGCTTACAAATCTCACTCCTGAAATCCGTCAACAGCTTAACATTCCTCAGGATGAGAACGGGATTGTGGTTATAGGCGTGCAACAATCATTGTCGGATGAGCGGGCACTCTTGATCAGGGGGGATCTGATTCAGGAGATCAAAATAAGAAGTGAAAATTTTAAAGATATTAATTCTGTAGAACAGTTCAGGCAAATAGTGGCAAAACTAAAACCCGATGACTCAGTGATGCTCCTTGTGATGCGAAGAAGGGAAACCTTTTTTGTGTCCTTCAAGGCCGGTAGCTGA
- a CDS encoding MerR family transcriptional regulator, with protein sequence MSQYLTSGQVAKKLRISLSTLKRWLEDPELNISNQRNCNGWRLFTLEDLESLREFKRQLRKSGKRFNETTLLPVVISGTKNLQKEMSR encoded by the coding sequence ATGTCACAGTACCTGACCAGCGGGCAAGTGGCTAAAAAACTCCGTATCTCTCTGTCCACTCTCAAGCGATGGCTTGAGGACCCGGAACTGAATATCTCAAACCAGAGAAACTGTAACGGTTGGAGACTCTTTACTCTGGAAGATCTCGAGTCACTGCGGGAGTTTAAACGGCAGTTAAGAAAAAGCGGAAAACGGTTTAATGAGACAACACTGCTTCCGGTGGTGATAAGCGGAACGAAAAACTTGCAAAAAGAAATGAGCAGGTAA
- a CDS encoding tetratricopeptide repeat protein, whose protein sequence is MKKTVYKLLRRGALMTGIILVLCPDCLFAARSKDESDEWRIRENLTTRLGSEWYKIGVLSRELSAIADVLAEIRDLGLFPPELTGLNEESMSQLNTRAMEIEKKYASLLSEVEAFKPPLNDAIEILREMVVGEPVESMFETLEKGDMKRITQMLDVKHNIDSLWNKSDSLLNFVMRKLGLGFKKESSNGPIEEEFFEILKANLGLQSEQYYQKLNYIKDHLASKSSKDDLFKMYQVEKDRIHKYLQENKLNLAHQKLVILLKRFESGMNVDELYKLLARVHFLKGEYNDVLSIMVKFPESEQTSKTLYRMQCLYALRDYERLWSEGNSIDFSGLKGSRKNLLLWIVLESGLALQKQDNFLKLASLVDKTASYSLHVMHALARSYLQIGDKATALSIMESTLKYKVNSPEDAFAFREINLAVAQLYYEIGNYKKALSLFYNILNDKKDFDRAMFGILWCYIRLGQDDKAETALRKLINQAPESPLGAEGILILAEKNLYKAGYDWKKIVYLKKEEQRLMQMLEKISRKEVVEKSKENAQKYAYARRELTTLLGRLHQEKWPDYKSINESYKKVERICNLLSKHYKTGSFQEKAFSPDRERLLHYLDSLILEAKGKHSEAVGSPMLSNARQIRNRIKNIVDKSAVFSTVAAIDKFNWEKEYIDWEKALVKQRELKLGEMIAETSDSTLKKSYMEEKQICSSRIDSLLVKEDSISRMHFSKLTEELPAILSTRLDSADESYFRYQLGELYYAEENKKYTADYERYEKDLAEYNSKLDEYREGKLLKPPVAPDQPRLNHDRSIEQFRAVINGYQKSEFIPSAYYSLAWCFNDLSMLDSALYYMENLAALYPTSVHTPQAWMYCGEYNFDRGELDQAIKCYQATMRYPESEWFDEALYKLAWAQYRLSNPEKAISSFLALVSLGESGSAKRPALLEKESMDYIAISFSETDLTGDKGLQRALSFIKKLGDIKKGCQILHRLGTVYRDQGRTDMAKKTLTTLLKTYPNYEKNPVAESDLLAIKEREIGIEETNRIKIDFYRKYNRNSAWAKSQNNEVKEQADSVASKQLYEGAIGFHQYALQKNDSSIYSSALEAYSEFISAYPESPQANECHYNFAEIKFSLGNYAEAAEEYMAVSKRYPDSKYRETAAWNAIVASQNLLKQENATTH, encoded by the coding sequence ATGAAAAAGACAGTCTATAAACTCTTGAGAAGAGGCGCACTCATGACAGGAATTATTCTTGTCTTGTGCCCGGACTGTCTATTTGCCGCCAGGTCAAAAGATGAAAGCGACGAGTGGCGAATCAGGGAAAACCTGACAACAAGACTTGGATCGGAATGGTATAAGATCGGAGTTCTTTCCAGAGAACTGTCGGCTATTGCCGATGTGCTTGCTGAGATCCGGGACCTTGGCCTCTTCCCTCCTGAGTTGACCGGTCTTAATGAAGAGAGCATGAGTCAGCTTAACACACGTGCCATGGAAATCGAGAAGAAATATGCTTCTCTTCTTTCAGAGGTGGAAGCATTCAAGCCCCCTCTTAACGATGCTATAGAGATACTGCGTGAGATGGTCGTTGGGGAGCCTGTAGAGAGCATGTTTGAAACACTTGAAAAGGGTGATATGAAACGGATCACCCAGATGCTCGATGTCAAGCACAATATTGACAGCCTTTGGAACAAAAGCGATTCCCTGCTCAACTTTGTAATGAGGAAGCTTGGACTCGGTTTCAAGAAAGAAAGCAGCAACGGACCAATTGAGGAGGAGTTTTTCGAGATTCTTAAAGCCAATCTCGGATTACAATCTGAGCAGTATTATCAGAAGCTCAATTATATCAAAGATCATCTTGCGTCAAAAAGCAGCAAAGACGATCTGTTTAAAATGTACCAGGTTGAGAAAGACAGAATTCACAAATATCTTCAGGAGAACAAATTAAACCTTGCTCATCAAAAGCTTGTCATCCTTTTAAAGCGTTTTGAATCCGGGATGAATGTGGATGAATTATATAAACTGCTGGCCCGGGTTCATTTTCTTAAAGGTGAATACAATGATGTGCTTTCCATAATGGTCAAATTTCCTGAAAGTGAGCAGACATCAAAAACCTTATACAGAATGCAGTGTCTTTACGCATTGAGAGATTACGAGAGACTCTGGAGTGAGGGAAATTCCATAGATTTCTCCGGCCTTAAGGGCAGCAGGAAGAATCTTCTGTTATGGATTGTGCTGGAGAGTGGTCTAGCACTCCAAAAACAGGATAATTTTCTCAAGCTGGCATCACTGGTTGACAAGACTGCATCATATTCGCTTCATGTGATGCATGCTCTTGCCCGTTCCTACCTTCAGATTGGCGATAAGGCAACAGCACTTTCAATTATGGAAAGTACCTTAAAGTACAAAGTTAACTCACCTGAGGATGCTTTTGCTTTCCGTGAAATCAATCTTGCTGTAGCACAACTTTATTATGAAATAGGCAATTATAAAAAGGCACTCTCTCTTTTTTACAACATTTTAAACGACAAGAAAGATTTTGACCGGGCCATGTTCGGTATTCTCTGGTGCTATATCCGACTGGGCCAGGATGACAAAGCTGAGACTGCTCTTCGCAAACTGATAAACCAGGCACCGGAATCACCTCTTGGAGCAGAGGGAATTCTAATTTTAGCTGAGAAGAATCTCTATAAAGCCGGATATGACTGGAAAAAAATCGTTTACCTCAAAAAAGAGGAACAGCGTCTAATGCAGATGCTTGAGAAGATTTCCAGAAAAGAGGTTGTAGAAAAATCTAAAGAAAACGCCCAGAAGTACGCCTATGCCCGTCGGGAACTGACCACTCTTTTAGGCAGACTTCATCAGGAGAAATGGCCGGATTACAAATCTATCAATGAATCCTACAAAAAAGTTGAGAGGATTTGTAACCTGTTAAGCAAACATTACAAAACCGGTTCTTTTCAGGAGAAAGCATTTTCTCCCGATCGTGAACGCCTGCTTCATTATCTCGATTCTCTTATACTGGAAGCAAAGGGTAAACATTCGGAGGCGGTCGGCAGTCCGATGCTGTCCAATGCCAGGCAGATCCGTAACCGTATAAAGAATATTGTTGATAAATCTGCTGTTTTCTCTACAGTGGCCGCGATTGATAAATTTAACTGGGAAAAAGAGTATATCGACTGGGAGAAAGCCCTTGTAAAGCAGAGAGAGCTTAAGCTGGGCGAGATGATTGCTGAAACATCTGATTCCACACTCAAAAAGAGCTACATGGAGGAGAAGCAGATTTGTTCATCCAGAATTGATTCTCTTCTGGTTAAAGAGGACAGTATTTCCAGAATGCATTTCAGTAAACTTACTGAAGAGCTTCCTGCCATTTTAAGCACCCGTCTGGACAGTGCTGATGAATCCTATTTCAGGTATCAGCTTGGTGAACTCTATTATGCCGAAGAGAACAAGAAGTATACAGCGGATTATGAGAGATATGAAAAGGATCTTGCGGAATATAACAGTAAACTTGATGAATACAGGGAAGGGAAGCTTCTTAAGCCCCCTGTGGCTCCCGATCAACCCAGGTTGAATCATGACAGGAGTATCGAGCAGTTCAGAGCTGTTATCAATGGATATCAGAAATCGGAATTTATTCCCTCAGCCTATTACAGTCTGGCCTGGTGTTTTAATGACTTATCAATGCTTGACAGCGCTCTTTATTATATGGAAAACCTTGCTGCACTTTATCCAACAAGCGTCCATACTCCTCAGGCCTGGATGTACTGCGGGGAGTATAATTTTGACAGAGGTGAACTTGACCAGGCCATAAAGTGTTATCAGGCAACGATGAGATATCCGGAGAGCGAATGGTTTGATGAGGCTCTGTATAAACTTGCCTGGGCCCAATATCGCCTGTCAAATCCTGAGAAGGCAATCAGTTCATTTCTGGCACTGGTAAGTCTCGGCGAATCCGGTTCGGCAAAACGGCCGGCGCTGCTGGAAAAAGAATCTATGGATTATATAGCTATCAGTTTCAGTGAAACTGACCTTACAGGCGATAAAGGTCTGCAGAGAGCTCTCTCGTTTATCAAGAAGCTGGGCGATATCAAGAAAGGCTGTCAGATCCTGCATCGTCTTGGTACTGTATACAGAGACCAGGGGCGGACAGATATGGCCAAAAAGACACTTACAACACTGCTGAAAACATATCCCAACTATGAGAAAAATCCTGTTGCTGAATCTGATTTGCTCGCAATTAAAGAACGTGAGATCGGTATCGAGGAAACCAACCGGATAAAGATAGATTTTTACAGGAAATACAATCGTAACAGCGCCTGGGCAAAATCACAGAATAATGAAGTAAAGGAACAGGCAGACAGTGTCGCTTCAAAGCAGCTTTATGAGGGAGCAATCGGATTCCATCAGTATGCGCTGCAGAAAAATGACAGCAGTATTTATTCCTCGGCACTGGAAGCATATAGTGAATTCATTTCAGCCTACCCGGAATCTCCACAGGCAAATGAGTGTCACTACAATTTCGCAGAGATCAAATTTTCATTGGGGAATTATGCGGAAGCTGCAGAAGAGTATATGGCAGTTTCCAAACGATATCCGGACAGTAAATACAGAGAAACTGCCGCATGGAACGCCATCGTGGCATCTCAGAACCTGCTGAAACAGGAAAATGCAACAACGCACTGA